The following coding sequences are from one Odontesthes bonariensis isolate fOdoBon6 chromosome 10, fOdoBon6.hap1, whole genome shotgun sequence window:
- the LOC142390155 gene encoding uncharacterized protein LOC142390155 produces MENAQQRWVCGRFCTYFAVFVIFLFLGRSFECSCRPQRLDCSLYVALPFFITFLFVLWTDRSFHRVGRHLFSADRRHACSFLASCCRHITEAAFVALLWVVCVFIGGDWYVCCMNDHSEQQAKLACKNTGWLSEEERVMLAELRNTSRNIGSFLLFAIVCVPAVTQLFRWRKPSSGERQKLYHKLILEQEERVLKETLRKCARERLTEEFERRIESDRWEECFDVAEQLIKASAQPAAARASPGDES; encoded by the exons ATGGAGAACGCACAGCAGCGCTGGGTCTGTGGGAGGTTCTGCACCTACTTTGCAGTGTTTGTGATCTTCCTCTTCCTCGGCCGGAGCTTTGAATGCTCCTGCAGACCTCAGCGGTTGGACTGCAGCCTGTACGTGGCGCTGCCGTTCTTCATCACCTTCCTGTTCGTGCTGTGGACGGACCGATCCTTCCACAGAGTCGGCCGCCACCTGTTCTCGGCCGACCGCCGCCACGCCTGCAGCTTCCTGGCTTCTTGCTGCCGCCACATCACCGAGGCGGCGTTCGTCGCCCTGCTGTGGGTGGTGTGCGTGTTCATCGGTGGAGACTGGTACGTCTGCTGCATGAACGATCACTCTGAGCAGCAGGCGAAGCTGGCCTGCAAGAACACGGGGTGGCTCAGCGAGGAGGAGCGAGTGATGCTCGCTGAGCTGAGGAACACGTCCAGG AACATCGGCTCCTTCTTGCTCTTTGCTATCGTTTGTGTGCCGGCGGTGACTCAGCTGTTCAGGTGGAGGAAGCCTTCAAGTGGGGAAAGACAGAAATTATACCACAAACTGATTTTAGAGCAGGAGGAACGCGTTCTGAAAGAGACTTTGAGGAAATGTGCCAGAGAAAGGCTGACGGAGGAGTTTGAGAGAAGAATAGAAAGCGATCGGTGGGAGGAGTGTTTCGATGTGGCCGAGCAGCTGATCAAAGCTTCCGCTCAGCCAGCGGCTGCACGAGCGTCACCAGGGGATGAATCATGA